From the genome of Scleropages formosus chromosome 22, fSclFor1.1, whole genome shotgun sequence:
TTGATGTGTAAAAAGTAGCCAGAAACAAGCGAGTTTCCCCCACTGACACTTCGTGTAGAGGAGTCcatctgccacacacacacacacacacacacacacacacacacacacacacacacacacacacacacacacacacaccttcatgtaccatgaaacaaacaaaagggcATCATACGACATCTCCACTAAGAAAGAGGACTGGTAACCTGCAGACAAAACCCATTTCCACAACATTCATGTTTGAAAAGCTGGCAAGGttattgcatgtgtgtgtgcagtatcACTAACATGTTATAATGCAGCTTAGGGTGGGGAGGAAAAAGATCTACATCACACCAAATAAACCAAGCAAGAAAGTTTAAACAAAATTTCCTaaccagacccccccccccccccccccaaaaaaaaaaaaaaaaaaaaaaaaaaagtctcattgATTAGAGAGGCACCTCAAGACAAGGGAGATTTACCCAGGGCTGTGATTAGAGCTGACAAATGCAGATGGCTCCATATGTCACAAACTAGTGAAGGTGACAGTGTCGTACCACATCCTGAGCAACATAATTTGGAGAGACTTCAGGTCAGACTTTACAGATAAGTGTCCAGCCTCAGTACACAGGTGAATGTAACAGGGGCTTGAAGGGCTAATTGTATGAGCTAGGATGAGGCAAGACAGAAAAGTCTAAGTTTCTGGTGCTGAGGAAAGGTATGCCTTCCACTTTAGTCTTGGAGGTACTCCGAGTCCACCTGTTTTTGAAGTAGGTTGAAGAACCTTTGCAGGAAGGTCACTGTATAGAGACAGCAGTATGGTTGTTGGGTATTGCAGCCAGAGGAAGATGGCTATAAAAGCCGTTACTGAGGCTACAGAGAAGGAACCTAAAGACTGTAGTATCGGGAGAGGTGAGCCGTGGGTCTCATGATGAAAGATCCAGAAACAGCCCAAGACTCCAGGTTACTTCACTGATGCACCCAGGTATACAGCCAGACCAACCAATGTTTCCAAATAGCAGAAATGCATTGGAAAATGGCATGTACATTCTTTATTTCCTTAAAACCCTCTATACAGAATGATGCCAACTATTTGTCTGTGGCATCCTTCATTCCTAAAATACAGTGCAAATTTCCCTACAAACACTTCAAAATCCAGATTGCTAGAAGATTACATAATTAACATACACATATGTAAATAAACAGCACATAAAACATGAATACAAATAAGCACAAATTAAACATCCATTTCAGAGCAACATCTTTGAGAACTGCCATGCTGTTAACTTGACAGTTCAGAAGTATAAACTAAATAAGTCTGACAGTTTTAAATCAACAACTTTGACACGTGACATGTTCCCTGTACGGACCCTCATAGCAGAAGCCATTTCTGACCTTATTGCCACTCCAATACAGAAGAATCAAGTGGTGCCAGACTGAAATGGCTGGAAAGCAAACCGAAAGGACACTTCATACTTCCCAGGAAGTACGAGGAGGAATGCTTTGAATAATTGTGTGCATGTCGAAATATTGACAAGAAAGACATTGTACAAGATTAACAGTCCATTGAATACACAAATCTCAAACAGCATTCTTTCACGCCTCGAGGGCAGGGGCTGCAAAACCACACCACAATCATAATATTCAGTTGTATTCTGCTTGTGCACTCGCAGCTCGGTCTGTCACAAGCGGGAAGTAAGGGACTTGGATGTCGAGGCTGACCCGTCTCTGCTCAGAAAACATCAGTCCAGGCCCACCGCAGTGGCTGGGTTAAGGGCCAAGACGTCACACAGCACTGGGACAGTCTCTCCGAGTGAGACAGGGTGTTTCAAAAGGAGCCGAGTAACCCCGCTGTTTAACAGGCTGTTCTGGAAGCATCTCCTCAGTTCTCACTGCCGCTAGGCCATAGGCATGTTTAGCCATCGGGATTTTGACATTTGTTCTACCTTTCGTGTATCCTGTGATACTGCAGATTTGTTGATTTAACCTGAGAAGCAGCGTTAAGAGTCAAACGTTAAAGGGCCCACCTTGATGTACTggcagagaagaggaaaagcagCGAAATGTAGGAAGGAGGACAGCCTGTTAAACCAGCAGGGTTTAACCTCAGCAGCCAGCCTGTGTGACATCTTCTCCAGATTGCTTTGTCACATGCATGGTAGTAAAGATCTGTCAAAAGAACAGAAAGACATCTGTCAGGTCAAATCCAAGTATAATGTGTAGGAAAAGGAACACTTCAGATGACATGGACAAATTAAAAGCCAGAAAAGGATAACACAAATCATATGGAATATATAATAAAGGACTGGtataacaaagtaaaaactCAGTTCAGGTTTAAAGCAAGATAATCAAGTGCAGTGCACTTGACACTTCAGCACTATAAGCAAGTTAGCAATTTTATCTATCCAgcacaaacagtaaaatgtaacaCCTTAATGTAAGACTCCAATTCTTATTGCATATTTAGTCTTGAGTCACATCAGACAAGATTGTGATACAGGCCTCATTTACCTCTGCGCATGTGGGGTGGATACCGATAGTGCTGTCCAACTGTTCCTTTGTCAGACCACACTTAATGGCTGCTCCAAAACCCTGGGTCACTTCCCCTGCATTGGGGCCCAGATAGTGGAAGCCCACCACTCGGTCCTGCAGTAAAAGGGACAGTCATTGTGCTTTAAGCAAATAGACAAAAGCAAAAAGATACAGTCAGGCTGGGAGTGGCAAGGATCAAATGACTTCTTACACTGTCCAGCTTATTGCAGATGATCTTAGCATAGCACTTGTTATTGTCCCTGTTTGGAACAGTGAACTCCAGCGGCCAGAACAGGGTGTGAAAGACCTACACATAAAACATTATataaacagaagaaattaaatgtcagtgtaaacgaaacaaaaaaaaaaaaaaaaaaaaaaaaaaaaaaaaaaaagtcattggtAGCACAAGTTCACTACCTCAATGTTGTCCTGCCCGTAGAGCTCAGTAGCCTTCTCTTCCGAGAGTCCGCAAGAGCCATACTCCAGTGGTGTAAACACCGTGGTGGGAACGTTCACATAGTCACACTGTACATGAATAGGGTGAATGTTAGTCATCTGTCCAGCTTGTGCACCAGCAGAGTATACCAATGTCAACCAATACTCAACATACCTTAACCGAGGAACCTCCAAAGAGTCGGCGGGCCAGCAGCTTCCCGGCCTGGATAGCAACAGGAGTTAGCTCCAACTTGCCCTCTAGAATGTCCCCAATGGCGTAGATGTGTGGAACATTGGTCTGTTCTTCATCGTTGACCGGGATCTTACCATTCCTTATATAAATGTTAGAACAGGGTGTTCAAATGGGCCATTCTGCTCACGGTTTGAGACAGGAGCTGGaatctcctttctttttttatccccAGTTATACTGTGTCGCTGTCTCAGGGTGGGTCCCTTTGTATTACCAGAAATGGCAGTATTACAAGTGCTGGCTTTgtacaaacagcacaagacacaGAACGGAGACGCATAAATGGAGGGAAACCTGTGCAGCATTTGCATTTCCTGCTAGTCACCAACAGTAAGTCTTGTACACTCTCCATTAATAGAGCTGTACTATTGCAACACTAAATACTGCAACTGCAGCAGCCTCTCATAAGTGATCAAGCTGTCCTCTTCCTCTTGAGCTCACCACCCCTGTGCATTTGCCTCAGACTTGCTGAATCATGATGATTGCTGAGATGCTTTTAAAGGAACAGTTAGCGCTTACAATAGCTCCTACACTGCCACCACAGAGGAACAATAGGAGAGGACATACTTCTCATTGACTTTGACCCCAGCTTTATCTAAGCCGATTTTGCTTGTGCAGGCATTCCGACCCACTGCTATCAAGACCTGTGGAATCAAGAGACCAATGATTCAGCTATTGCTCCCATTTCTCACCTTGAGCCAATTTTTGTATTGTACAagaactggaaaatgtatttttagaacaaaattataaatgtaattataatgtaaatattctacATTTTAGTAGATTTTCTGCTAATGCTACAAATTATAAAGTTCAGTTAACAAAAACTTAAGTCTGAGAAGATGACATAAAAAGTTGAAAGGTACGCACTGTGTTGTACTCTCCCTCAATAACCTCGTCTGTCTCAGTGGACTTAGCTGTTACCTTTAGCCTTCCTGGTTCACCCTTCTCTAGTTCCTCCACCTGGTAAAACCAGACCAAAAAAGTCATGGTGGCAGATGGAAAGACTCAGCAACAGGGAACACTGGGCTAAGTCAAAAATATACACAGCAAACAGAACTGTTAAAAAAAGCATCCCCCCATGTATACGAAGATACACAAGGAGGAGTTAGGCTCTTAAACTAAATCTTCAGTCACGAGGGACATACTGCTCATATTTCAGGCAGCCTTGAGATGACCAAGTAGGATTAACAGATACGTACAGAATACTTATCTGTAAAGCCCTAAAGTAGCTGAAATTCAGTTGAGATAAGACACGCTTCTGTAGTTTTTCCTGCATTGGCTTCCAACAGTAATACTGACATTTCACAAGTGAGATGCCTGCTTACCTTGGTGGGGACAAACCGTCGTATGAATTTGACCCCATGTTCCTCCATGTGGGCACCAGCACGGTTGGCCATGTCCTGGTCAAAGCCGCGCAACAGGATGGATCGCACCATGATGGTAACATCTAAGCCAAGACCTGCCAGGAAGCCCCCACACTCCAGGGCCACATAGGATGCCCCCACTACCAGTGTCTTACCAGGGCAGTAGGGCAAGGAGAACAGATCATCGCTGTAGGTCATAACAATGAGAGGTGAGCTGTGGCACTTCATTagaaaatgaatgcattcaAAACATTTCACCTTCATGTGAAGGAACATCATTGAAAGTTTAATCATTACTTCCACatcctatgttttttttttaggttagATGTGAGCAGAAACTCAGCAGCAAAACATCCTTATCTAACCATTTCAGTGGACAGGAACAGCATGAGTAATTCAttatgatacagtaaaacagagCAAAGAGTCAGCCTGACATCTATACTCGTGTAATGTTACAGAATCATTCAGCTGCTTCTATTCCAGCCTTGTAGTTCACATGCTAACACTACAgatgacacagtaaaatttaaCAGACTTAAAAAGCTCTTGTAGCTTAAGAtgagacaaagtttttttttttttttttttttaaccaccactataacaacaaatgaaaaattttgggGCTCACCTGGTGATGCAGCACTCCTTTTCTCCTGGGATGCCTAAGTAACGTGGACGTTCTCCAGTTGCCAACACAAACTTAGCAGCTGTGTGGAAGGTCTCCTTGCCTCGCTTGTTTGTTGCCTTCAAAGACACATTCACCCAAAAGAACAGGAAAAGCCACATTAtcgtttgggggggggggggggggtcacacaccAGCATGCGTTTAACAAACTTGAAAATGGTATTAATTACAGTTGTAAGTTCACTCTAACGCTTCCCCACATGCAGAGCAGTACAGAGGCAAGGACTAAATTAAACTTAATGCTTCGTTAACATTCCAGTACCTGGGACGATACTTGTGATCAAGAGAGCTTTCAGGGTCAAACCTCCAGAAGACTGCTGAAGTGAGCTCTTACAAAAGGAGATGGCAACAGCCTGTTTTACtcagtaattacatttaacagCACTTCTGCAAAAAAGGTTTGCGCTTGTCACCTTGATTTATGAGCTCAACAAACTCTGCGTATGAGTTCATGTAGGTGACGTTCTTGTCCCGTAGCTGAACCCTGTAGCCCCAGTTGAGGGAGGCAATGTAGTTGTTCACAGCCGTCTTCATTGTGTCCCAGTTGTGTTTCACTACAGGGatcaaaacaatcaaaaaactAACCGGCAAGTTAACCAGAAGTAGTGCAATTACTTTAAGGATACCCGAGGTAGGTTAAGACAAAGATAAATTTGTTATTACTGACAATTAATAAATCCCCAAAAACAATTTGAATACAATTTTCAGTTTGCTTCCCCAAATGTGTCATGCTGGTTACCATACCAGTAATCTTACTAAACTAATAGCTTTAGTTAGAATAATAGCTATGAATTAAGGGCATGTTTCATTGTGACTGTAGCACAGGAAATGGGGGATGCCCATTTCCAGGTACTGCTTTTAAaggtgcatttaaaaaaaataaaaaaaaaagttattgttgGCTTGCAAGCCCTTACTGAAGGctactttttgtttctgtaatctCTGCATTTCACACACCCGTCTCGTCAAACTCCCAGCCGAACTTGCGAGAATCCTGCAGTGCAGTGCCCAACAGGGCTGTCTGGTGCATGAGCTTCTTGGGGATGCAGCCCACATTGACACATGTGCCTCCTAGACCTGGATGAAACATGGATGAAACATGCAGCTTTAGATATCTGTTAAGGACCAATGTTgtttgggggaggggaaaaaagtacagCAGATGAGACGACAGTTCAAGTGTGGCATACACCCCTTACCCCAGGTGGTTCCCTTTGGTGTGGGGACCACATAATCCAGGACCATTGCCTTTTTgcccagtgctgctgcttcctattgaaaagaaacattttctcagtttgCAATACACTTATTTAAAGAACACTGGAAGGTCAGCAGGCACCACAATGGTTGTGAAGGCCACTAGTTGGAGAATCATTGAACTGTTCTGTAGCTGCCCCACAGATAAAACTGTAGGCTGTTCTGCTGCCATCTGAAATGTTATCCAGTAGCCAGAAGAGTGGGACACTCTCACTGTACTATACAACAGAAGATAAACTCAGGTTTCCCCTCACCTTGGAACAGGCCAGTCCCCCTGAACCACCTCCAATCACAATAAGGTCATACTCATAGTCCTCCTTATCTCCAGTCAACAGCTTCTGCAGAAGGCCATCACTGTGAGCCTGTAGAATCCAAGAGAACAGAACAGAGGTTACAAAACTAGTAACAGagttaaaacaaaatcattcagTACACCTGAATTCATGcagtatattatatttaaacagAAGTCACTGAGAACatggctctggctcgctgcgacgccgcttgggacaaatggatgtagccattgtgtgtgttcaACATCCTAAAATCCAACAGTGCAGAAAGGTTCTCAATGCAAAAATTACTTTGTGTTGTAGCTCTGACAAACCGAACAGCCTATTTTTCCCCATTAGAGGCATCATTAACAAATATAATGACATGACAGTGTACTATGCTTTACCTGGGAGCTCTGCTTTCATAACCATCATGTGTGCAAGttaatgcattttcaatttgcaagtgaaataaaaaccaCAGCACAACTTTGTGTACAGCACATTACTTATCTTTCCATCACTATAAGGCTTGCGATTTAGTGATACACAATTTCCTgatacagaaattaaaatgcctttaaaagatatatttaaaataaaaaaaggtttttgggtCTTTAAGAGCAAAGCAGATCAGCAGAAACATTTTCTAAGACAAATATTTTGCTAGACAAGTGCTGGAGAGAGGCAGTGGAGATTTAAAGTCTGAGCTGTACCTGCATTGTTTTATCACAGCCTCCAACATGGGTCTTGTTGACAAAGACATTTGGGACAGTCCTCTGACCCGTCATTTCAAGCAGTACTTCTTGGTATTCTGGGCCATCCTCTAGAGAAAATCCATACATTAACAAAACCAGCATCAACTTTTTGATAACCAGCTCACTTTCCTCAAATGATAAAACCCAAAAAGTATTATTGTGCACTTTTGAACAAGAGCAATACAAACATTCTGTGTAGACTCAGCACTTTCAAATTTTTCACGACCAGTTTTCTGAAGgcagcagtgtatttttatattcactGTAATCTCTACATTCTTGAATACATATTCTGACCCAATCAATGCCTTGAACCCCATGATGACAATATCAAtgtcagtcccccccccccccccaactattCCTTATTGATGACTGCTTATCCATTGCAGGGTCACCATGGTCCAGAagttatcctggaagcatatggTGCGAGTAAGTGTACACCTATCCATcatacacacagtcactcaaACAAaccatgggcaatttagatGAATCAATTTGcctgaaacatgtctctgcACTATTTCAGAAATCTGGAGCACCAAGTTACAAGGACCAGCATCAACATtggatatttttgtaaatgtacttaGCAACAGTGTCACAGCAATAAAGTAGCAAGGCAGAGATGTGGAAATGTGGAATGCTGTCAAGGcacaaatttcagaaaaacttATTGGGTTTTGTGGGTGTACACTGCAAAAAGGGACAAAAGACAACAATCAGTACAGTAGTAAACTGATGTAACAGTATCATGAAAGACATAATGGGCTGGGGGTGGCAAAGGGTGTTATTAAAATGAGAGGTCTATTCTAATGAGATAATTAGTGTTTCTACACAACTTGACAAGATCGGGAGACAAAATGATGCTGCATCTTCTCATGAGCAGTCAGCTAGCAAATTCCTGTAGCCAACTGAGGCATTCACCTCTCACCAACATCCTCCTACAAGTGCAAATCCACCTCTGGCCTGCTGTTTCTTCAGCCCATCCCCATCTCCCCAGCAGACTGAGAGAACACTGCTGCTTTGATAGAGAGGGGGAAATGACACAGCAAAATCTGAAAAGCCTCCTGGTTTATAAGCAATCATCTTAAACCGTGGTAGATCATGCAGTGTGACAAAAGCAATGTGAAATGTTCAAACCAGTCCACAGCAGTATTCTCTACAGCCATCTGGAGTTGAGGCTTATCTTCCAACTGCTACTCttgtctgcagttttttttttttttttttaaatacacagaaCTACACCATATATACCCATCTGTTTCAGTGACTTCATTTAAAGAAAGTCAGATTACAGTGCATGTAACCAGACAAGAGTAATACGAATTGCCTATTACGCATACTAGCATAGTGAGATGGTGCAAGGTGTGTAACCCCGGTTTTGGCCTAACAGATTAGGACAACACAATAGATGATACAGCTATTTCTGGACTGCTGGTTGTCAAACTGATGCACAAGTGGAAATCAAAGCTGAGCCATTCAGCTCTTGCCAAATTCCATGTCCTTCAGTACATTAGATAAGAGTGGAGactttcattttcttaaattaGTCTTTATGAACCATAGTGTGCACACTTTCTTCCCAGAAAATGCCTCCCAGGATAGAACATACCCCACAACAACTTTCccagatctggggtttgaaaCTCATTTGCTGGAACACCAttgctttctgctttttcactgCCACATTCCAACACTCCAACAATCCACTTCTCAGGAGTAATTGTTGCAATTTATAACTTACCAATGAACAAAATTATAAAGCCTGCAATTACAGCTCCATATTTTAGTTAAACAAATAAGGTTAAGTAGGTAGTGTTGAACGCCTCCCGGGGTCTGAACTTGCAGCCTTGTGTGTCCTTAATAAACTCAATGCAGAAATTTCTGCCttagaaaagaaacatttgtagAGAAGCTCAATCAAACAAATGACAGAAGGCGATGCACTACACACTCACCCATCAAGTCCAGCTCCACCACATTGCACTTCACGTTCAGTTCTTGGAACAGATCTTTGACCTGAGAAGCAATGAAAAACCAAGAAATTTGCACACCCATTACATTCCTTTAATACTCAAGCGTTGTTTCCAACGCTGAGACCTTCCTGTCCAGCGGCACTGCGAAGCAGGTAAGATTTGGTCTACGGATTGACTTAAGGACACGAAAGAACAGCGCATTATTACAGGGCATCTCCGGAAGAAGGAGACACTGCCTTTGCAGCATCATCACCACAAACAATTTCTACAAGTGGACAGATACCACAAAGTGTGTAACATGTTCCTGACTTGTCAATATACCCATCATGAGATGAGTTGTCTTCACAACAATGAACTATTGAAAATCCATGTATTCTAAGTACAACTTACcctgttgctccagtaaattacccagctgcactataataggtaaataagtaacacctttgttttccttcagctACAGGAATAAATCATGCAAATATGCTCTAGCCTAGGAATGTGTTACATTACACTACAATAATAAATATCTAATCTTTCTAACATCACTGACTGGTACATCTAGTAATGATGTCAGAGCAGTCCTTAAACAACAACACTAACTTACAGGACTGTAAGAGTACTGTACCTAATAATGACATAAGTAGTACTTAGTCTAGTTTAGAGTAGTAATACTACTTTATTTTAAGATTgcattaaatactgtatttcttttttttaaacttgctgAAGCAGCCTTATGACCATAGTTTCACGCCACCTCCTTGGTTTGTGACATTTGCTACTGAGCTACCAGctgaggtgagattcaaactgtaGTCTAAACTAGGGCGGAGCAGGTCTAACCAGTAGTCTAGAGAGActagagagagagtgtgtgtgtgtgtgtgtgtgtgtgtgtgtgtgtctcaccgTCACGCAGTACGGACAGTAGCTCTTGCTGAACACCAAGACGCCGCTGGACTCGATGAGCTCCTTGATTCGCGCCTGCAGTTGCTCCCTACGGGACAAGCCGGGCGGCGGCATATTGAGCGCCTCTCGAGTCTCTCACACACCACACGCGCAAACTTCACGCCCCACTCGCGCACTGGTCCAGGCCGAGTCGCGCACCGCTCTATATACCGACTCGCCAGCCGTCGGACAGCGGCGGTCCCGCTTTCGACGTCACGCAGCACGCAGCACCCCGGGGGTGTCCAGTCACCTGCCTGATCAGGAAACACCTGCGCGGAAAACTTACCACAATTTCGCACATGACATGACGCGAATAATTCGTTGCGGCTCTTTTAgtttacttttgttttggtAAGTTTCTTTTGAGAATATACTACAGGCAGATTACGGAAGGACCGACAGTAGTTGGCCCATCGCGGACAGGCGGAGAGCGACACCTCACGGcgaggaagagaaaaagaagctTTGGAGGGAAAACGTTTGGTCCGTTCCTCACATAACGGGGTTAACGCGTTGTTGTTCCAAATCACTACGTTAGGCAAATTCACATTGTGAGGAGGtcgaattaccattatttcctgtgggaaaaaaatcagtttcgcggcaaaaataatttacaaaatcaaaataaaatcaatacaaTAAAAGACCTGTCACAGTCACACCAGGCCCAGGGTTGGGTAAAGAAGAGAGTAGGCAAATTGCTGGAGATTCCATTCCAGCCACCTCTTAACCAAACTGTACTCTCAAAGGCGGTACAAGTCCATCACCACTAGGACTTCACGTCTTCTCCGCGCTTCTTTCATGAAGTCAGTCAACCACCTCAATATAATGAACTAGGTGTAACCCCTGAACCAGCTATGGCCATGTCCTATATCTTCTCCACTGCTTGTGTCTACAGTCCTATTGTTGTTTATTCATTACTTGCACATGGTGACTGTTTTTTACACTGCTATTGCCCTGTCCTCCACTCTCTGTACATTGTTATATTGCGTTTCACGTTTGGTGTCGAACAGCAATTAACTCTAATATACTGCAAACTGGCAGTCAAGGGTTATGagctctgaaaataaaatttacataacaatttctggaacaaaattattatttctagtGTGGtt
Proteins encoded in this window:
- the LOC114909347 gene encoding thioredoxin reductase 1, cytoplasmic-like translates to MPPPGLSRREQLQARIKELIESSGVLVFSKSYCPYCVTVKDLFQELNVKCNVVELDLMEDGPEYQEVLLEMTGQRTVPNVFVNKTHVGGCDKTMQAHSDGLLQKLLTGDKEDYEYDLIVIGGGSGGLACSKEAAALGKKAMVLDYVVPTPKGTTWGLGGTCVNVGCIPKKLMHQTALLGTALQDSRKFGWEFDETVKHNWDTMKTAVNNYIASLNWGYRVQLRDKNVTYMNSYAEFVENVSLKATNKRGKETFHTAAKFVLATGERPRYLGIPGEKECCITSDDLFSLPYCPGKTLVVGASYVALECGGFLAGLGLDVTIMVRSILLRGFDQDMANRAGAHMEEHGVKFIRRFVPTKVEELEKGEPGRLKVTAKSTETDEVIEGEYNTVLIAVGRNACTSKIGLDKAGVKVNEKNGKIPVNDEEQTNVPHIYAIGDILEGKLELTPVAIQAGKLLARRLFGGSSVKCDYVNVPTTVFTPLEYGSCGLSEEKATELYGQDNIEVFHTLFWPLEFTVPNRDNNKCYAKIICNKLDSDRVVGFHYLGPNAGEVTQGFGAAIKCGLTKEQLDSTIGIHPTCAEIFTTMHVTKQSGEDVTQAGC